TGCAATTATTGCCCTTGCCAGCATCGGCGGTCTTTGCGCTGCCGCTGCGCGCGCCGCTGGCTGCGGCCTACGATGCGCTGGGCGTGTCGCCCGTGCTGCATCCGTTGACGATGGACCCGGCGGCCACGCGGTGGGGTCTGTTGTCATTGATCCCGCCCTTGGTCGCGCTGGTTCTGGCATCGCGACTTGATCGGCAGGGGGTGATGCGGATCATGCTGGCGCTGGTCGCGCTTGCGGTTCTATCCGGGGTGCTGGCGGGTTTGGAGCGTGTGGGCGGCGCGACCTTTGCCATCTATGCGCGCTCTGCCGGGACCGGCTCCGGCGGCTTGTTCGCGAACCAGAACTCGCAGGGCGATTTCCTGCTGATCGGCATGATCGCGGCGATCTTTCTTTCGTCTCCCAAGGATGCTGCGCTCGCATGGTTTCGCCCGCTTGTGCTGCTGATCGTGGCGTTTCTGGCGCTCTGCGTCTTGCTAACCGGCTCGCGCGCCGCGATTGCGCTGTTGGCGGTTCCGCTGGGGCTCTACGCGATCTTGAACTTGCGCGTGGGCCTGTCCCGCCGGTCAATCACCTTCGCCATGCTGCCGATTGCCGCGCTGGCGACCTTCCTTGCCCTGGCCCGTGATGCAACCGCCATTGCCACCGTGCTGGACCGTTTTGCATTGGGCGCAGACGGGCGGCTGACCGCGATCTGGCCCGATGCCCTTCACCTTGCCGGGGTCGCGTTCCCCTTCGGCACCGGGATCGGCACTTTCCCGCAGGTTTTCCCCATGGTCGAACGGTTATCGGTCGTCGACACGACCCTCGCCAACCGTGCCCACTGCGACTGGCTGGAATTCGCGATCGAGGGCGGGCTTCCGGCGATCCTGCTGTTGGCGGGGCTGGGCGCTTTTCTGGTTCGCACCACGCTTCGCAAATGGCGCGAAGGCTTCATGTACGGAGATTCGTCGATGGTCTCGATCATGGCGCTCGTCGCCACGCATTCGCTCGTGGATTATCCACTTCGCTCCATTTCGCTGGCAGTGGTGACGGCCATTGCGCTTGGATATTTCGGACAAAAGCCGGGGGGTCGCGCTCATGCTCAGGTTTAACGGGATGCGCGTTGGCGCAGCCATCTTCGTCGCAGCCGCGCTAGGCGGCTGCCAGTCGGTGCCGGACGCATCGATGGCGCGTGGACCCGCCGCCTATCAGGTACTCGCGCCGCAGGACGCACAGTCGATGGGCGCCTATCGCATCGGCCCGTTCGACCGGCTGACGATCTCTGTTTACGACGATCCCTCGCTGTCCTACACCGACCTGCCCGTCGATGCCGAGGGGCAGTTCGAATATCCGTTGATCGGCACGGTTACCGCCGCGGGCCTTACCAGCGGCGAACTGACGCGGCAGATCAAGGGCCGTCTCGATGACGCGTTCTATAACGACGCGCGCGTCACGGTCTTCGTCAACAGCTCTGCCAGCCAGTTCGTGACGGTCGAAGGGTCTGTGACCGAACCGGGCCGCTATCAACTGCCCAACGGCCGCGCGACCCTGCTGGAAATGATCGCGCAGGCGAAAAGCCCGACGCGTACGGCCAAGCTGGACCAGGTGATGGTGTTCCGCATGGAGGATGGCCAGCGCATGGGCGCGGTCTTCAACCTTGCCGAAATCCGGCGCGGCGCGGCGGACAACCCCGCGCTGCGCGGCGGCGATATCGTCGTCGTCGGCAATTCGGCGGTGAAGGGCGCGTTCCGCGACTTCCTGCTGACCGCGCCGTTCTTCAACGTGTTTCAGGCGTTCTGATATGAACAGGCATTCGTCCATCGCCGCCATCGGCACTTATCGACCCGACTTTGCGCCCGATCCGATCGAGAACGCTCCGGTCCTGAACATGGGCCGCGTCGGCGGGATCGTCTGGCACTATCGCCTGCTGATCGCGGGCCTGTTCCTTGGCGCATTGCTGCTGGGTCTGGCCATCACGATGCTTCTGACGCCGGAATATACCGCCAGCGCCAGTTTGCAGATCGATCAGGAAGCGCAACGCATCCTCGATTCGCAGGACGAGGCGTCCAGCAGCGCGTGGCAGGATGCCGACCGGTTCCTGCAAACCCACGTCGACGTGCTGCGCAGCCGCCGCATGGCCGAACGCGTTGCGGGCGAGCTGGACCTGTTCGACGATGCCGACGCGTTTTTTGCCACGATGCAGGTCGACCCGCCCAAGGCCGGGCTGGGCGATCCCGATCTGGCCAGGCGCGAGAAAGTGCTGCGCGTGATCGCCGACAATCTCGACATTCACCTGCCCGGCGATTCGCGGGTGGTGAGCATCGCCTTCACCAGCCCCGATCCGCAATTCGCCGCGCGTTTCGCCAATACTTTTGCCGACAGCTATGCGCGGTACAATGTGGACCGGCGGGTGGAGAATACCGAATACGCCCGCGACTTCCTGTCGCGCCAGCTGTCCGAAGCGCGCGACCGATTGGAACGCGCCGAGCAGGATGCCAACAACTATGCCCGCACCGTCGGGCTGGTCCGCACACCCTCTACTGCGCCGGGCCTGCCCGAATCGACTCTGACCGCCGTCGATCTGGGGGCCTATAACGGCGCGCTGGCAGAGGCGCGGACAGAGCGGATCGCGGCGCAGAGCAAGTGGAACCGCGTGGCGGGTGCGCCCGATATCGCCATCGGCGATGCGATCTCGAACCAGGCGATGCAGCAACTGATCGCAGCGCGCGCCGCCGTACATGCGCAACTTCAGGCGCAACTGGCCAACAAGCAGGCCGCGCATCCGGCGGTCGCACCCTTGCGCAATCAGCTGGAAGAATACGATGCGCAGATCGCTTCGCTGGCCGAAGGTATTCGCCGTTCGGTGCGCGACGATTACCTGATGGCGGTTCAGCGCGAGCAGGAACTGCAGGGCCGCGTCAACGGCCTCAAAACCGCGACGCAGCAGGAACGGGACGAGAGCGTGCAGCTCAACACCC
The sequence above is a segment of the Croceicoccus naphthovorans genome. Coding sequences within it:
- a CDS encoding O-antigen ligase family protein yields the protein MPNPLRLAFPADPAVRPALPAVGAERPLMLLLGGAIFFGGGGTPAPLGETMAILCALAAGAWALLRMRDKAAGLASGLLMLAVALPGLALLQLLPLPASAVFALPLRAPLAAAYDALGVSPVLHPLTMDPAATRWGLLSLIPPLVALVLASRLDRQGVMRIMLALVALAVLSGVLAGLERVGGATFAIYARSAGTGSGGLFANQNSQGDFLLIGMIAAIFLSSPKDAALAWFRPLVLLIVAFLALCVLLTGSRAAIALLAVPLGLYAILNLRVGLSRRSITFAMLPIAALATFLALARDATAIATVLDRFALGADGRLTAIWPDALHLAGVAFPFGTGIGTFPQVFPMVERLSVVDTTLANRAHCDWLEFAIEGGLPAILLLAGLGAFLVRTTLRKWREGFMYGDSSMVSIMALVATHSLVDYPLRSISLAVVTAIALGYFGQKPGGRAHAQV
- a CDS encoding polysaccharide biosynthesis/export family protein, translating into MRVGAAIFVAAALGGCQSVPDASMARGPAAYQVLAPQDAQSMGAYRIGPFDRLTISVYDDPSLSYTDLPVDAEGQFEYPLIGTVTAAGLTSGELTRQIKGRLDDAFYNDARVTVFVNSSASQFVTVEGSVTEPGRYQLPNGRATLLEMIAQAKSPTRTAKLDQVMVFRMEDGQRMGAVFNLAEIRRGAADNPALRGGDIVVVGNSAVKGAFRDFLLTAPFFNVFQAF
- a CDS encoding GumC family protein, with the protein product MNRHSSIAAIGTYRPDFAPDPIENAPVLNMGRVGGIVWHYRLLIAGLFLGALLLGLAITMLLTPEYTASASLQIDQEAQRILDSQDEASSSAWQDADRFLQTHVDVLRSRRMAERVAGELDLFDDADAFFATMQVDPPKAGLGDPDLARREKVLRVIADNLDIHLPGDSRVVSIAFTSPDPQFAARFANTFADSYARYNVDRRVENTEYARDFLSRQLSEARDRLERAEQDANNYARTVGLVRTPSTAPGLPESTLTAVDLGAYNGALAEARTERIAAQSKWNRVAGAPDIAIGDAISNQAMQQLIAARAAVHAQLQAQLANKQAAHPAVAPLRNQLEEYDAQIASLAEGIRRSVRDDYLMAVQREQELQGRVNGLKTATQQERDESVQLNTLMREVDTSRQLYDALLQRYRETSAEANITSNNVQQIDRAMPPVRPSSPRLLLNLALAGLLGLAVAAVVVFLREQGDDRLRRPSDIAERLGLKLLGITPKLKGDADPVAVLAEPASPLAESFASLRTALQFATPVGLPRLLMLTSTEAAEGKSSTAYGIARSVADGGARVLLIDCDLRRPAIADITGVRNTVGLTGALATPGAVGSAIEQSEIANLFVMTSGARPAVPTDLIGSAQMMALLSRFGERFDTIVLDAPPVLGLADAPILANLPGVATLFVVEAGRTHRAAAKSALARLRDTNADVIGAVMSRFDFAEARRLGLGHEYGRGYTYYNYGA